A genomic segment from Canis lupus dingo isolate Sandy chromosome 23, ASM325472v2, whole genome shotgun sequence encodes:
- the CCK gene encoding cholecystokinin — MNGGVCLCVLLAVLAAGALAQPVPADPAGPGAQREDEAPRRQLRAVQKVDGEPRAHLGALLARYIQQARKAPSGRMSVIKNLQNLDPSHRISDRDYMGWMDFGRRSAEEYEYPS, encoded by the exons ATGAACGGCGGCGTGTGCCTGTGCGTGCTGCTGGCGGTACTGGCGGCGGGCGCCCTGGCGCAGCCCGTCCCGGCCGACCCGGCGGGCCCGGGGGCGCAGCGGGAGGACGAGGCGCCCCGGAGGCAGCTGAGGGCAGTGCAGAAGGTGGACGGCGAGCCCCGCGCGCACCTGGGCGCCCTGCTGGCCAGGTACATCCAGCAGGCCCGGAAAG CTCCTTCTGGCCGAATGTCCGTCATTAAGAACCTGCAGAACCTGGACCCCAGTCACAGGATAAGCGACCGGGACTACATGGGCTGGATGGATTTTGGCCGGCGTAGTGCTGAGGAGTATGAATACCCCTCCTAA